GACGACCCGGATCTCCCGTCCGGGAGAGCTGGCGCGGGCGTCCATTGCGGCATCATTGCCCAGCAGCATCAGGTCAACCGGCTCGTATTCCAGCGGCCGCTGTTCATCCACCCGCGCCAGGGTGAGCAGGTCTTCGACGAGCTGGCCCATCCGTTTGGCTTCGCTCTCGATGCGGCCCATGGCGGCGGAAATCTCTTCGGGTTTTTGCAGTGCTCCGTGGCGGTACAGCTCCGAGAATCCGCGGATGGTCACCAGCGGTGTGCGCAGCTCGTGGGAGGCGTCCTGAACGAAGCGGCGCATTTTCTGCTCCGATTTGGTCCGGGCGGCAAAAGCGGTTTCGATGTGGGCCAGCATGGCATTCAGCGACCGGGACAGCCGGCCGATTTCAGTAGCGGGATTGCCAAGGTCGACGCGCCGGGAGAGGTCACCGGCGGCAATGGCTGCCGCGGTTTTCTCCACCTGGCTCAGCGGCCGGAACTGGCGTGTGACGGCCCAATAGGCAATGCCCGTGGCGCCCAGGGTACCGAGCAGCCCCACTGAGAAGACCAGTGAGGCGGCCTCGTCCACTGTCGCAGCAACGGAGTCCAGCGGCAGGGCCACTGCCACCGCGCCTGAATTTTCCAGGGCGAACACCTTTACCCGCCAGCCCTTGCTGCCCGGCATTGTGCCGGCGACGGTTTTGCCCTGCTGGTCCAGTTTCCGCACCTCTTCTGCGGTGTAGTGCGGGACTACCGGGGTGTCCACGCCGGGATCGGAATGCGTTTCCGGCCCGTAGCTGCCGTCATCGGCCAGGTACAGGCCGTAGAACTGGAACAGCGAGGTATCGGTCGGCGGTCCGTTCGACACGAGGTAGCGCGAGACGGCCGGCGCATTTTCGGCAATCTCGACGTCCAGACGGGTCACCAGGATCTGCCGCAGCACGTAAATCGTGGCCAGCCCGGTAATGGTTACGGTGACAACCATGAGGACGGCCATGATGGCCACGAGCTGGGATCGCAGCGAGGCCGATTTCCAGCGGCGGAGCAAGGCTTAGCGCTTCTCCGACGTGCGCAGCAGGTAGCCAACGCCGCGCTTGGTCTGAATCAAAGCCGGAGCATCCGGACTGCGGTCGATCTTGCGGCGCAGGTACGAAATGTAGGACTCCACGATGGAGGCATCGCCGTTGAAGTCGTATTCCCAGACGTGGTCCAGGATCTGGGCCTTGGACAGCACCCGGTTGGGATTGAGCATCAGATAGCGCAGCAGCTTGAACTCGGTGGGGGAGAGGTCAACGGTGACGCCGCCGCGGCGCACCTCGTGGGCGTCGTCGTCGAGCTCGAGGTCATCCACGCGGAGGACGGCGTCGTCGTCGTCCATCGGCTGGGTGCGCCGCAGCACGGCGCGGATTCGGGCCACCACTTCGTCGAGGCTGAACGGCTTGGTGACGTAGTCGTCGCCGCCCACGGTCAGGCCGGTGACCTTGTCCTCTGTGTCGTCGCGCGCGGTCAGGAAGACCACCGGGAAGTGCTGGCCGGCCGCGCGCAGCCGCCGGGTCAGGGTGAATCCGTCCATGTCCGGCAGCATCACGTCCAGGACAGCGAGGTCCGGGGTGTGGGCGTCGACGGCGGCCAGGGCCTCGCGGCCGTTGGCTGCGGCGACGACGTCGAAGCCGGCGAAGCGTAGCGAGGTGGACAGCAGTTCGCGAATATTGGGCTCATCATCCACTACGAGGAGACGAGCTTCAGGTCCGGATGATTTATTCACTTCCCCAGTTTCTTACATTTAGCTGTGCGTTGTCTGTAGGGACGCACGATGGATACTGAAAGTGTCCAGTGAACCGGTCCGGTTTGCCGGTTTGCGGAACCGTCGGGCGCAGGAGCGGCGCGTTTCGTGTCCTGCCTTCCGGCACGACTGCGAAACACCCAGGTATAGGGATTGCTGCCGGCGAGCAGCACATCGTCCTCGCGGGCCCCGGCGTCCACCCACTGGCAGTACCAGGACGGCAAGAGAACCCGCGGCAGATGGATCACCGAGGCTACAACCAGCATCAGCACCAGCGCTCCCGCCAGGAGGAGGGTGTCGCTGACGAATTGAGGTGCCCCCAGCACGGTGAATATGGTTCCCGTCATGCCGATCGCAATCAGCAGCCCGCCATAAAACATGGTGAAGCCGAAGTAGGAGTGGTTACCCAGTTCGTAGGGCTGCTGCTGCGGGGCCCACCGGCGCCAGATGCCCCGGTAGGCAGCGATACCAGGGACCAGCATGGCTGCCGCCAACGCATAAATTCCCAGCCAGACCAAAATCTCACTTGCCATTGAGAATCTCAGAACTCCTTTACAGCGTCGCTGGGCATCCTGCGCTGCGGATCTCCGCGCAGGAGCCCCACGATACTGCCGACTCCAGTGCCGGGATGGTGCCGCGCCGGAGGAATTGAAGCTGCGTCCGGAGCGCTAGACGGGCTTTTCGATATCCGAGGCGTCCAGGATGGAATAGGCGTAGCCCTGTTCCGCGAGGAACCGCTGGCGCTTCGCCGCGAAGTCCTGGTCCAGGGTGTCCCGGGCCACGACGGTGTAGAAGTGGGCTGACTTGCCGTCGGCCTTGGGCCGCAGCAGCCGCCCGAGCCGCTGGGCCTCTTCCTGCCGGGAGCCGAAGGAGCCGGAGACCTGCACCGCCACCGAGGCCTCGGGCAGGTCGATGGAGAAGTTCGCGACCTTGGACACCACCAGCGTGTTCAGGCGCCCCTCACGGAATTCGTTGAACAGCCGCTGGCGTTCCTTGACCGGGGTGTCGCCCTTGATCACCGGGGCGTCCAGCCGTTCGGCCAGCTCGTCCAGCTGGTCCAGGTACTGGCCGATCACCAGCGTCTGCTCCCCGGCGTGCCGGCGCACCAACTGTTCGACGACGGCGGACTTGGTCTCGGAGGTGGAGCACAGCCGGTACTTGTCGCCGTCCTCGGCCATGGCGTAGGCCACCCGCTCGTCCCGGGGCAGGTCCACCCGGACCTCGACGCACTCGGCCGGCGCGATG
This genomic interval from Arthrobacter sp. zg-Y820 contains the following:
- a CDS encoding response regulator transcription factor, whose translation is MNKSSGPEARLLVVDDEPNIRELLSTSLRFAGFDVVAAANGREALAAVDAHTPDLAVLDVMLPDMDGFTLTRRLRAAGQHFPVVFLTARDDTEDKVTGLTVGGDDYVTKPFSLDEVVARIRAVLRRTQPMDDDDAVLRVDDLELDDDAHEVRRGGVTVDLSPTEFKLLRYLMLNPNRVLSKAQILDHVWEYDFNGDASIVESYISYLRRKIDRSPDAPALIQTKRGVGYLLRTSEKR
- a CDS encoding HAMP domain-containing sensor histidine kinase; the protein is MLRRWKSASLRSQLVAIMAVLMVVTVTITGLATIYVLRQILVTRLDVEIAENAPAVSRYLVSNGPPTDTSLFQFYGLYLADDGSYGPETHSDPGVDTPVVPHYTAEEVRKLDQQGKTVAGTMPGSKGWRVKVFALENSGAVAVALPLDSVAATVDEAASLVFSVGLLGTLGATGIAYWAVTRQFRPLSQVEKTAAAIAAGDLSRRVDLGNPATEIGRLSRSLNAMLAHIETAFAARTKSEQKMRRFVQDASHELRTPLVTIRGFSELYRHGALQKPEEISAAMGRIESEAKRMGQLVEDLLTLARVDEQRPLEYEPVDLMLLGNDAAMDARASSPGREIRVVGLDGQQPRPAPTVGDEARLRQVVANLITNALRYTPDGSPIEIAVGVAPVIHNRSDAVLEVRDHGPGISEEDAARVFERFYRADSSRYRETGGTGLGLAIVAALVAQHDGTVRLSDTEGGGATMSIRLPYRAPEDFDADRST